In the genome of Bacteroides mediterraneensis, the window CCCAGCTTCCTGATTACGGAAGCCATGCGTGGATATGGGGCTGTACTGAGAAACCTCGCTGGCGAAGAATTCATGCAAAAATACGATCCGCGTCTGTCTCTTGCACCTCGTGACATCGTAGCTCGTGCCATCGACAGTGAAATGAAACAGCGTGGAGAAGACCATGTATATCTGGATGTCACTCACAAAAATCCGGAAGAGACCAAGAAACATTTTCCGAACATATACAAGAAGTGCCTGAGCCTGGGTATCGATATAACCAAGGATTACATTCCGGTAGCGCCGGCTGCGCATTATCTGTGTGGAGGTATCAAGGTGGATTTGGACGGACAGTCCAGCATCAAGCGGCTGTATGCCCTCGGAGAGTGCTCTTGCACCGGACTGCATGGAGGAAACCGTCTGGCATCCAACTCACTGATAGAAGCCATCGTATATGCTGATTCAGCAGCCAAACATGCTCTCAGCGTACTCGACCGTTACGATTTCAACGAAGATATTCCGGAATGGGACGCAGAAGGTACCATCAGCAATGAAGAACGTATCCTGATTACCCAAAGTATGAAAGAAGTTAACCAAATTATGGAAGCCTACGTAGGTATCGTTCGAAGCAACCTGCGCTTGGTACGTGCCTGGAACCGTCTGGATATTCTGTACGAAGAAACAGAACGCCTTTTCAAGCGTGTAAAAGCTTCCAGAGAGATTTGTGAGCTCCGTAACATGATTAACGTAGGCTACCTGATTACCCGTCAGGCCATGGAAAGAAAAGAGAGCAGAGGGCTTCATTACACGATTGATTATCCGCATGCAGCCAAAAGTGAAGCAGAAAAATAATCTGCCACACACACCCTATCAGAAGCCGGAATTTTTCGTTCCGGCTTTTTTTATACCTTTTTATTTCCCTTCAGGCGCAAGATTTCTGTACATTCCACACCAATCCTTAAAAACGTCAAAAGATTGCCGAGAAGGCTTTAAAATAGTGTCTGGAGAGGACATAAGCTTTAGAAGCTGGATAGAAGAGACACAAGTCTCCTAATATTCGCCCGTCAGCAGGAAATTGCTTCAGCAGGACATACCGGCAGCTCTGACATCATCCAGAAAAATACACATTCCGAAAAACACCGGCGGTTGCCCCCGCCACGGGGAGGCCGTATCTCCGGAATGCACGTCCGCAGCCTTCCGTTTCCCGTTCCCTTACGGGCAACAAAAAAGCCCCGGAGCATTTCTGCCTCGGGGCTTCATCTAAGACGGCGACTACCTACTCTCCCACTTGTACGCAGTACCATCGGCGTGGCGAAGCTTAACTTCTCTGTTCGGAATGGGAAGAGGTGGAACCTTCGCGCCATAGTCACCTTAATATCCTTTCAATTAATAATGAATAATGAATAATGAACATAATGACCTATCCATTCTCCTTATCAATCATATTTCATCATGACTTACAAGCAAGCAATCTCAGCACTCGGCTGAACGTATATATCATCCTTACGATGTCTGTTCCATCCGCCCGGCGCGGATAAGGAAAGCTGACGGGCAATTAGTAATGCTCGGCTTTGCTGTCTCCAGCTTTACACCTGCATCCTATCAACGTTGTCGTCTTCAACGACCCTGAGAAATCTAATCTTGTGGCCGGCTTCGCACTTAGATGCTTTCAGCGCTTATCCGATCCCGACTTGGATACCCGGCGATGCGCCTGGCGGCACAACCGGCAAACCAGAGGTCGGTCCAACACGGTCCTCTCGTACTAGTGTCAGAGCCACGCAAATTTCATACGCCCACGATAGATAGAGACCGAACTGTCTCACGACGTTCTGAACCCAGCTCGCGTGCCACTTTAATGGGCGAACAGCCCAACCCTTGGGACCTTCTCCAGCCCCAGGATGTGACGAGCCGACATCGAGGTGCCAAACCACTCCGTCGATATGAGCTCTTGGGAGGGATCAGCCTGTTATCCCCGGAGTACCTTTTATCCTTTGAGCGATGTCCCTTCCATACGGAAACACCGGATCACTATGCTCTAGTTTCCTACCTGCTCGACCTGTCTGTCTCCCAGTCAAGCGCCCTTATGCCATTACACTCTGCGGACGGTTACCGATCGTCCTGAGGGCACCTTTAGAAGCCTCCGTTACGCTTTTGGAGGCGACCACCCCAGTCAAACTACCCACCAAGCAATGTCCTCCAACCCGGAGTTAGAACTCAAACAAACGAAGGGTCGTATTTCAACAGCGGCTCCACGAACACTGGCGTGCCCGTCTCTCAGCCTCCGACCTATCCTACACATCGCGTGCCCAAATTCAATGCTAAGCTATAGTAAAGGTTCACGGGGTCTTTTCGTCCCATCGCGGGTAATCGGCATCTTCACCGATACTACAATTTCACTGAGCTCACGGTTGAGACAGCGTCCGGATCATTACACCATTCGTGCAGGTCGGAACTTACCCGACAAGGAATTTCGCTACCTTAGGACCGTTATAGTTACGGCCGCCGTTTACTGGGGCTTCAATTCAATGCTTCTCTTGCGATGACATCTCCTCTTAACCTTCCAGCACCGGGCAGGTGTCAGGCTGTATACCTCTACTTTCATATTCGCACAGCCCTGTGTTTTTGTTAAACAGTTGCCTGGACCTATTCTCTGCGCCCTCCCATTTCTGGGTAGGGACCCTTTATCCCGAAGTTACAGGGTCAGTTTGCCTAGTTCCTTAACCGTGATTCACTCAAGCGCCTTAGTATATTCAACCCGACTACGTGTGTCCGTTTGCGGTACGGGTACCTCTGAAGTTATGTTTAGCGGATTTTCTCGGCAGTCTGCTTACCCGCGCTATCACCGCTTCCCGAAGGAGTTGGCGTACTATCAGGTTCGGCTCTTTCCGTGGATTTGCCTGCGGAAATCGGCGCCTACACCCTTCAACCGGCTATTCCGTCAGCCGGCGGCGGTGTCACTGCTGCTTCCCCACGTCACCCTCAAAGGTAGTAACGGAATATTAACCGTTTCTGCCATCGGCCTCGCCGTTCGGCTGAGCCTTAGGACCCGACTTACCCTGATCCGATTAGCGTTGATCAGGAAACCTTAGTCTTTCGGCGAGGGGGTTTCCCACCCCCTTTATCGTTACTTATACCTACATTTGCTTTTCCATACGCTCCAGAGTGGCTCACGCCACGCCTTCGACGCCGAATGGAATGCTCCCCTACCAACCATTGCTGGTTCTATAGCTTCGGCAGACAACTTGATACCCGATTATTATCCACGCCCGATTCCTCGACTAGTGAGCTGTTACGCACTCTTTAAATGAATGGCTGCTTCCAAGCCAACATCCTAGCTGTCTTAGCAATCAGACTTCGTTAGTTTAACTTAGCTGTCATTTCGGGGCCTTAGCTGATAGTCCGGATTCTTCTCCTCTCGGGCACGGACCTTAGCACCCATGCCCTCACTCCCGCGGTAGAACTGATGCGCATTCGGAGTTTGTCAGGACTTGATAGGCGGTGAAGCCCTCGCATCCAATCAGTCGCTCTACCTCACATCAGTAACCCGCGAGGCTGCACCTAAATGCATTTCGGGGAGTACGAGCTATCTCCAAGTTTGATTAGCCTTTCACCCCTACCCTCAGCTCATCCAGAAGCTTTTCAACGCTTATTGGTGCGGACCTCCATCTGGTGTTACCCAGACTTCATCCTGGCCAAGGGTAGATCACTTGGTTTCGCGTCTGCCGCATCTGACTTGACGCCCTGTTCAGACTCGCTTTCGCTTCGGCTCCGGGACTCGTGCCCCTTAACCTTGCCAGACACGGCAACTCGTAGGTTCATTATGCAAAAGGCACGCCGTCACGCTTGCGCGCTCCGACCGCTTGTAGGCGCACGGTTTCAGGTACTCTTTCACTCTTCTGTTCGAAGTGCTTTTCACCTTTCCCTCACGGTACTGGTCCACTATCGGTCTCTCGGGAGTATTTAGCCTTGCCGGATGGTCCCGGCGGATTCACGCAGGATTCCTCGTGTCCCGCGCTACTCAGGATACCGCTACGCTTCCTCTCGCTTCATGTACCGGACTCTCACCGTCTTCGGTCTGATTTTCCAAACAGTTCCATTCACGAGATGTCTTGCGATGTCGCGGTCCTACAACCCCTCAGATGCCGTAACATCTGAGGTTTGGGCTCTTCCCCGTTCGCTCGCCACTACTGGGGGAATCATTGTTATTTTCTTTTCCTGCAGATACTAAGATGTTTCAGTTCCCTGCGTTAGCCTCCATCTGAGGATGGATGATGCGTCTTCAACACACCGGGTTGTCCCATTCGGAAATCCGCGGATCAAAGGTTATTTGCACCTCCCCGCGGCTTATCGCAGCTTATCACGTCCTTCATCGCCTCCGAGAGCCAAGGCATCCGCCATGCGCCCTTTCCTACTTTCCTTATCACGTGCACACTCCGTCTTCCGACGGGTGCGGGATGATATATACTTTTAGCTTTCGTACTAAAATTACTTTTTGCTTGTTACATCATGTCATAGACCGTTTTTTGTAGTGGAGAATAACGGATTCGAACCGTTGACCCCCTGCGTGCAAAGCAGGTGCTCTAGCCAGCTGAGCTAATCCCCCGTTTTTTGCGGCTGCAAAGGTAAGCATTTTCCTTCGTTCCTGCAAAATTTTAAGGAAGTTTTTTTTCGCTTCCTTTCTTCGAGGTAGTCCCAGGCAGAGTTGAACTGCCGACCTCTACATTATCAGTGTAGCGCTCTAACCAACTGAGCTATAGGACTGTTTCAATTAATAATTAAAAATGAATAATTAATAATTGGATGATTTCAGTTCAACCTCGTCCGTTCCGACTCGGCTTCATCTTTCTCTCTTCATATCGAAAAACAAACTCATCTGCAGCACAAGGCAAGAACCTTCGTCGGTCCCTCTCCAGAAAGGAGGTGTTCCAGCCGCACCTTCCGGTACGGCTACCTTGTTACGACTTAGCCCCAATTACCAGTTTTACCCTAGGGCGCTCCTTGCGGTTACGCACTTCAGGTACCCCCGGCTTTCATGGCTTGACGGGCGGTGTGTACAAGGCCCGGGAACGTATTCACCGCGCCGTGGCTGATGCGCGATTACTAGCGAATCCAGCTTCGTGGAGTCGGGTTGCAGACTCCAGTCCGAACTGAGAGAGGCTTTCGGGATTGGCATCCGGTCGCCCGGTAGCTGCCTTCTGTACCCCCCATTGTAACACGTGTGTAGCCCCGGACGTAAGGGCCGTGCTGATTTGACGTCATCCCCACCTTCCTCACATCTTACGATGGCAGTCTGTCCAGAGTCCTCAGCTTGCCTGCTAGTAACTGGACACGAGGGTTGCGCTCGTTATGGCACTTAAGCCGACACCTCACGGCACGAGCTGACGACAACCATGCAGCACCTTCACAGACGCCTTGCGGCTTACGGGTTTCCCCGTAATTCGTCTGCAATTCAAGCCCGGGTAAGGTTCCTCGCGTATCATCGAATTAAACCACATGTTCCTCCGCTTGTGCGGGCCCCCGTCAATTCCTTTGAGTTTCACCGTTGCCGGCGTACTCCCCAGGTGGGATACTTAACGCTTTCGCTAAGCCGCTGACAGTCTATCGCCAACAGCGAGTATCCATCGTTTACCGTGTGGACTACCAGGGTATCTAATCCTGTTTGATACCCACACTTTCGAGCCTCAACGTCAGTCGCGGCTTAGCAGGCTGCCTTCGCAATCGGGGTTCTTCGTGATATCTAAGCATTTCACCGCTACACCACGAATTCCGCCTGCCTCAACCGTACTCAAGGACGCCAGTATCAACTGCAATTTTAAGGTTGAGCCCCAAACTTTCACAGCTGACTTAACGACCCGTCTACGCTCCCTTTAAACCCAATAAATCCGGATAACGCTCGCATCCTCCGTATTACCGCGGCTGCTGGCACGGAGTTAGCCGATGCTTATTCATAAGGTACATACAAACACCCACACGTGGGTGACTTTATTCCCTTATAAAAGAAGTTTACAATCCGTAGGACCTTCATCCTTCACGCTACTTGGCTGGTTCAGGCTCGCGCCCATTGACCAATATTCCTCACTGCTGCCTCCCGTAGGAGTTTGGACCGTGTCTCAGTTCCAATGTGGGGGACCTTCCTCTCAGAACCCCTATCCATCGTCGACTAGGTGGGCCGTTACCCCGCCTACTATCTAATGGAACGCATCCCCATCGTACACCGATGAATCTTTAATGATGTTACCATGCAATCTCATCATACCATCAGGTATTAATCTTTCTTTCGAAAGGCTATCCCTGAGTGTACGGAAGGTTGGATACGCGTTACTCACCCGTGCGCCGGTCGCCATCAAACTTAGCAAGCTAAGTTCATGCTGCCCCTCGACTTGCATGTGTTAAGCCTGTAGCTAGCGTTCATCCTGAGCCAGGATCAAACTCTTCATTGTAAAATATTTTCTTACCCTTGCGGGTATTTTTTTAATCTCTGTTTCAGGAAACCGATTCTCTATATCCTTTTTCAGGTTATTGACGGTTCTTGTTTCATCCCATATATACATTATATATAAGACTACT includes:
- the nadB gene encoding L-aspartate oxidase — protein: MIRKFDFLVIGSGIAGMSFALKVAHKGSVALICKAGLEEANTYYAQGGIASVTNLKVDNFEKHIHDTMVAGDWISDPAAVRKVICNAPSQIEELIKWGVNFDKKENGEFDLHKEGGHSEFRILHHKDNTGAEIQTSLIEEVKRHPNITVFTNFYAVEIITQHHLGIIVTRHTPGIKCYGAYVLNEATGDVDTFLSKVTVMATGGCEAVYNHTTNPLVATGDGIAMVYRAKGVVKDMEFIQFHPTALYHPGDRPSFLITEAMRGYGAVLRNLAGEEFMQKYDPRLSLAPRDIVARAIDSEMKQRGEDHVYLDVTHKNPEETKKHFPNIYKKCLSLGIDITKDYIPVAPAAHYLCGGIKVDLDGQSSIKRLYALGECSCTGLHGGNRLASNSLIEAIVYADSAAKHALSVLDRYDFNEDIPEWDAEGTISNEERILITQSMKEVNQIMEAYVGIVRSNLRLVRAWNRLDILYEETERLFKRVKASREICELRNMINVGYLITRQAMERKESRGLHYTIDYPHAAKSEAEK